In Amia ocellicauda isolate fAmiCal2 chromosome 5, fAmiCal2.hap1, whole genome shotgun sequence, a genomic segment contains:
- the LOC136749532 gene encoding uncharacterized protein LOC136749532, with protein MLQQNNNNNYSCLERGCNNRQIILEANSQGGGPPFASLLQVASLQEFRGAQCQPQKLKGFRSWAVSSVCAKNRKKAALSKSDPRPCFQGSGGITVSKTKGVNNTPASAGSRLKKSCCKSTQSRPSVSLEVQIKAATSICCQNPRSRAGNVGSLVTVATLKASEGSKTQTQCFFLKSEAQNYCCATRSNYRRPPPSLASESSTKPEGKHGFLVGERPEDTMTGEGSSCAKEHTNNVAKKAGSMDSKPHEQTGQEGPALDVLTIDLKPIQKWDKLNGPLPFEDGIAGVCEDCGLQSSEETRQGRRTGRDCIVQQLPKAAGQENRIMEHDRQEHSSTQGQVEICVHSCDSQKGAESPGNNDQRRPPVEGMRDISKEHDNLTGSFKEESATVLSLPPQRQYCCSPSQLAESHTDRRTLEKASTTDVPSGRKQNTPLDKVDQTLGFDRDEATNHGTREFKDKVMSPFRHTSSHRDRHWHGCNVSYNPQEFKISDSNPEGGSMKCTVESPHRGVLAQPHGVTCNPSSWQCPTMGQADSDSRANHYDLPKGETNGNQGVQYAASDCRQKWFTGCQDSSEHSIEDSPGKGEWIQNAGEQHIGGKGCTTRSDPACVWASDSPPSRGPATGAAKAPAGLNPPVTMATPSAQEGSPSEVEGRLPSPSAVGQLCAHGNSAANEMGRPGIEPPAADDEFGLFVQAGEHLCWEDSFADFNQVPCGQNSTTAPAHTGCETASLCPSSADATVCQPSEDTWAVFPQEGSSKLTAREDGKQQFGTGGPWWPENAVEESRKPTLLDLPTLLQESFPSETPPSCETESIPTLYQLLRGQRGHTDTAGEQRSWLEGLQDVNEMIGLKFRWPESVSQTLLLQSLHLEADCKDNGTNPRMTTDSPCRGVVMVRQWTPPARKTKAKVAYDINKNLLH; from the exons ATGCTccagcaaaacaacaacaacaactactcGTGCTTGGAGAGGGGTTGCAATAACAGGCAAATAATTTTAGAGGCCAACAGCCAAGGCGGCGGACCTCCTTTCGCCAGCCTGCTGCAGGTAGCCTCTTTGCAAGAGTTCCGCGGTGCGCAATGTCAGCCGCAGAAACTAAAGGGTTTTAGGAGCTGGGCGGTGAGCAGCGTGTGTGCCAAAAACCGGAAGAAAGCAGCCCTTTCAAAAAGCGATCCCCGGCCTTGTTTCCAAGGGTCGGGTGGAATTACGGTGAGCAAAACAAAAGGGGTAAACAATACACCTGCCAGCGCCGGCTCCCGCCTGAAAAAAAGCTGCTGTAAGTCGACTCAGTCGAGGCCCAGCGTCAGCCTAGAAGTACAAATTAAAGCAGCAACGAGCATATGCTGCCAAAACCCAAGAAGCAGAGCAGGCAACGTGGGATCATTGGTAACCGTGGCAACTTTGAAAGCCTCTGAAGGGAGCAAAACACAGACTCAGTGCTTTTTCCTTAAGTCCGAAGCACAGAACTACTGCTGCGCGACGAGGAGTAATTACAGGAGGCCTCCTCCATCTCTCGCTTCTGAATCATCCACAAAGCCGGAAGGCAAACATGGTTTTCTGGTGGGAGAAAGGCCAGAAGACACAATGACAGGGGAAGGCAGTTCCTGTGCGAAGGAGCACACAAACAATGTGGCTAAAAAGGCTGGGAGTATGGACAGCAAACCGCATGAGCAAACAGGACAGGAAGGACCTGCTTTGGATGTTTTGACGATCGACTTGAAACCAATTCAGAAATGGGATAAACTTAATGGGCCTCTTCCTTTTGAAGATGGGATAGCAGGAGTCTGTGAGGACTGTGGTCTCCAGTCATCAGAAGAGACCAGGCAAGGAAGAAGGACAGGACGGGATTGCATCGTACAGCAGCTCCCAAAAGCGGCGGGTCAGGAGAACAGGATTATGGAACATGATCGTCAAGAACACTCCTCCACCCAAGGGCAGGTTGAGATCTGTGTGCACAGCTGCGATTCCCAAAAGGGAGCAGAAAGTCCAGGGAACAATGATCAAAGGAGACCTCCAGTGGAAGGCATGAGAGACATCTCCAAAGAACATGATAATTTAACTGGGAGCTTCAAAGAGGAGTCAGCTACTGTGCTGAGTTTGCCACCGCAGCGTCAGTATTGTTGTTCTCCATCACAGCTTGCTGAGAGCCACACTGATAGGCGTACTCTAGAGAAGGCTTCCACAACAGATGTACCCAGCGGGAGAAAGCAAAACACCCCACTGGATAAGGTAGACCAAACCCTAGGCTTTGACCGTGATGAAGCCACAAACCATGGCACCAGAGAGTTCAAAGACAAGGTTATGTCACCTTTCAGGCACACAAGCAGCCACAGAGACCGTCATTGGCACGGTTGTAACGTTTCTTATAATCCGCAAGAATTTAAAATCTCCGACTCGAATCCTGAAGGTGGCAGTATGAAATGCACAGTGGAGTCACCCCACAGAGGTGTCCTGGCCCAGCCACACGGGGTTACCTGCAATCCTTCCTCCTGGCAGTGCCCTACCATGGGCCAAGCAGACTCAGACAGTCGTGCCAACCACTATGATCTTCCTAAGGGTGAGACAAACGGCAATCAGGGTGTCCAGTATGCAGCATCAGACTGCAGGCAGAAATGGTTCACTGGCTGTCAGGATTCCTCAGAGCACAGCATTGAGGATAGCCCCGGGAAAGGGGAATGGATCCAGAATGCTGGAGAACAACACATTGGCGGCAAGGGCTGCACAACAAGATCAGACCCTGCCTGTGTTTGGGCATCTGACAGTCCCCCCTCACGAGGCCCTGCGACTGGTGCAGCAAAAGCCCCGGCCGGGCTTAATCCACCGGTAACCATGGCGACCCCCTCAGCTCAGGAGGGATCACCGTCTGAGGTCGAAGGTCGGCTTCCTTCCCCAAGCGCAGTCGGGCAGCTATGTGCTCACGGAAACTCGGCTGCTAACGAGATGGGACGGCCAGGTATCGAACCACCAGCGGCAGATGATGAATTTGGCCTTTTTGTTCAGGCAGGGGAACACCTCTGCTGGGAGGACAGCTTTGCGGATTTCAATCAAGTGCCTTGCGGGCAGAACAGCACCACCG CTCCAGCACATACAGGCTGTGAGACAGCATCTCTTTGCCCTTCTTCTGCTGATGCGACTGTCTGTCAGCCATCAGAGGACACGTGGGCTGTGTTTCCACAAGAGGGCAGCAGCAAGCTGACTGCCAGGGAGGATGGAAAACAGCAGTTCGGGACAGGGGGGCCGTGGTGGCCGGAGAATGCTGTGGAGGAGTCCAGGAAGCCCACTCTGCTAGACCTG CCCACCTTGTTGCAGGAATCCTTTCCCAGCGAAACACCACCCTCCTGTGAGACAGAATCCATCCCAACCTTGTACCAGCTCCTGAGAGGACAGCGAGGACACACGGACACAGCGGGGGAACAACG GAGTTGGCTGGAGGGTCTTCAGGATGTGAATGAGATGATTGGCTTAAAATTCAGATGGCCGGAGTCTGTTTCCCAGACACTGCTCCTCCAGTCCCTGCATCTTGAAGCAGACTGCAAG GATAACGGGACAAACCCCCGAATGACAACCGACAGTCCCTGCAGAGGTGTTGTCATGGTACGTCAATGGACGCCCCCTGCCAGAAAAACTAAGGCAAAGGTCGCATATGACATTAACAAGAACCTgcttcattaa